The following proteins come from a genomic window of Anopheles ziemanni chromosome 3, idAnoZiCoDA_A2_x.2, whole genome shotgun sequence:
- the LOC131288098 gene encoding V-type proton ATPase 116 kDa subunit a 1 isoform X9, with the protein MGSLFRSEEMSLCQLFLQSEAAYACVSELGELGLVQFRDLNPDVNAFQRKFVNEVRRCDEMERKLRYLEKEIKKDGIPMLDTGESPEAPQPREMIDLEATFEKLENELREVNQNAEALKRNYLELTELKHILRKTQVFFDEQEGGMHTTESMTRALITDESRTGKAMGPVQLGFLEKSQDTEEYLPCFVAGVILRERLPAFERMLWRACRGNVFLRQAMIEDPLEDPSNGDKVYKSVFIIFFQGDQLKTRVKKICEGFRATLYPCPEAPTDRREMAMGVMTRIEDLHTVLGQTQDHRHRVLVAAAKNLKNWFVKVRKIKAIYHTLNLFNLDVTQKCLIAECWVPLLDFETIQIALRRGTERSGSSVPPILNRMETFEDPPTYNRTNKFTNAFQALINAYGVASYREMNPAPYTIITFPFLFAVMFGDLGHGLIMALFGLWMVLKEKPLAAKKSDNEIWNIFFGGRYIIFLMGVFSMYTGFVYNDIFSKSLNLFGSAWSINYNTSTVMSNKALQLDPKGLDYAQTPYPIGLDPVWQVAPLNKIIFQNAYKMKISIIFGVIHMLFGVFVGLFNHRYFKNKMAIYCEFIPQVIFLVFLFFYMTLLMFIKWVKYSASSETVEFSAGCAPSILITFINMVLFKAPEEGGDCSPYMFAGQAGLQKFLVVVALLCVPWMLLAKPILIMRGRKEAHQPIVPYSNENGDADGAGLNHSATAPAGQPQQQGAGHGHDNEEMSEIFIHQGIHTIEYVLGSVSHTASYLRLWALSLAHAQLAEVLWNMVLQNGLKQDGWIGGVALWAVFAFWAVLTVGILVLMEGLSAFLHTLRLHWVEFQSKFYAGLGYAFQPFSFEVILETSSSSTED; encoded by the exons ATGGGGTCCCTTTTCCGCAGTGAGGAGATGTCCCTCTGCCAGCTCTTCCTGCAGAGTGAGGCAGCGTATGCTTGTGTGTCGGAGTTGGGAGAATTAGGATTGGTTCAGTTCCGTGAT CTTAACCCCGATGTCAACGCGTTCCAGCGCAAGTTTGTCAACGAGGTGCGCCGCTGTGACGAGATGGAGCGCAAGCTGCGCTACCTTGAGAAGGAAATCAAGAAGGACGGCATCCCGATGCTGGACACCGGCGAGAGCCCCGAGGCCCCGCAGCCCCGCGAGATGATCGATCTGGAGGCAACCTTCGAGAAGCTGGAGAATGAGCTGCGCGAGGTGAACCAAAACGCCGAAGCGCTCAAACGTAACTATCTCGAGCTGACGGAGCTGAAGCACATCCTGCGTAAGACTCAGGTCTTCTTTGACGAG CAAGAAGGTGGAATGCATACCACCGAATCGATGACCCGAGCGTTGATCACCGACGAATCACGCACTGGCAAGGCAATGGGTCCTGTTCAGCTAGG TTTTCTGGAAAAATCACAAGACACAGAAGAATaccttccatg CTTTGTTGCCGGAGTGATTCTGCGTGAGCGCTTGCCAGCCTTCGAACGGATGCTATGGCGTGCGTGCCGTGGCAATGTGTTTCTGCGCCAGGCGATGATCGAGGACCCGCTCGAGGATCCGTCGAAT GGAGACAAGGTGTACAAGTCGGTGTTCATCATCTTCTTCCAAGGCGACCAGCTGAAGACGCGCGTGAAGAAGATCTGCGAGGGCTTCCGTGCGACGCTCTATCCGTGCCCGGAAGCGCCGACCGATCGGCGTGAGATGGCGATGGGCGTGATGACGCGCATCGAGGATCTGCACACCGTGCTCGGGCAGACGCAGGACCACCGTCATCGGGTGCTGGTGGCCGCGGCCAAGAACCTAAAGAACTGGTTCGTGAAGGTGCGCAAGATCAAGGCGATCTACCACACGCTGAACCTGTTCAATCTGGACGTGACGCAAAAGTGTCTGATCGCCGAGTGCTGGGTGCCGCTGCTCGACTTCGagacgatccagatcgcgctGCGTCGTGGTACCGAGCGTTCCGGGTCGTCCGTGCCGCCCATCCTGAACCGCATGGAAACGTTCGAGGATCCGCCGACGTACAACCGGACGAACAAGTTCACCAACGCGTTCCAGGCGCTGATCAACGCGTACGGTGTCGCGAGCTACCGTGAAATGAACCCGGCCCCGTATACGATCATCACGTTTCCGTTCCTGTTCGCCGTGATGTTTGGCGATCTGGGTCACGGGCTGATCATGGCCCTGTTCGGCCTGTGGATGGTGCTGAAGGAGAAGCCGCTCGCCGCCAAGAAGTCCGACAATGAGATCTGGAACATATTCTTTGGCGGTCGGTACATCATCTTCCTGATGGGCGTGTTCTCGATGTACACCGGCTTCGTGTACAACGACATTTTTTCGAAGTCGCTCAACCTGTTCGGATCGGCCTGGAGCATCAACTATAACACCTCGACCGTCATGAGCAACAAGGCGTTGCAGCTGGACCCGAAAGGGCTTGACTACGCGCAGACACCGTATCCAATTGGGCTCGATCCCGTCTGGCAGGTGGCACCACTGAACAAAATTATCTTCCAGAACGCGTACAAGATGAAGATCTCGATCATCTTCGGCGTGATCCACATGCTGTTCGGTGTGTTCGTTGGCCTGTTCAACCATCGCTACTTCAAGAACAAGATGGCCATCTACTGCGAGTTCATCCCGCAGGTGATCTTCCTGGTATTCCTGTTCTTCTACATGACCCTGCTGATGTTCATCAAGTGGGTGAAGTACTCGGCCAGTTCCGAAACCGTCGAATTCTCTGCCGGATGCGCCCCGTCGATTCTGATCACGTTCATCAACATGGTGCTGTTCAAAGCGCCCGAAGAGGGTGGGGACTGCTCGCCGTACATGTTCGCCGGTCAGGCGGGGCTGCAGAAGTTCCTGGTTGTCGTGGCGCTCCTGTGCGTGCCCTGGATGTTGCTTGCCAAACCGATTTTGATCATGCGTGGTCGTAAGGAAGCT CATCAACCCATCGTACCGTACAGCAACGAGAATGGTGACGCCGATGGCGCTGGTCTGAACCACTCAGCAACGGCCCCGGCCGgtcagccgcagcagcagggCGCTGGACACGGACACGATAACGAAGAAATGTCTGAGATCTTTATCCATCAGGGCATCCACACGATCGAGTACGTCTTGGGATCCGTCTCGCATACCGCTTCCTACCTTCGTTTGTGGGCTCTCTCGCTGGCTCATGCCC AGCTTGCCGAAGTGTTATGGAACATGGTGCTGCAGAACGGACTCAAGCAGGACGGATGGATCGGAGGCGTTGCTCTGTGGGCCGTGTTCGCTTTCTGGGCCGTGCTTACCGTCGGCATTCTGGTGCTGATGGAGGGGCTTTCCGCCTTCCTGCACACCCTCCGTTTGCACTG GGTGGAGTTCCAGAGCAAATTCTATGCCGGTCTCGGCTACGCGTTCCAACCGTTCTCGTTCGAGGTTATCCTGGAAACAAGCTCCAGCTCTACCGAGGACTAA
- the LOC131288098 gene encoding V-type proton ATPase 116 kDa subunit a 1 isoform X5, whose product MGSLFRSEEMSLCQLFLQSEAAYACVSELGELGLVQFRDLNPDVNAFQRKFVNEVRRCDEMERKLRYLEKEIKKDGIPMLDTGESPEAPQPREMIDLEATFEKLENELREVNQNAEALKRNYLELTELKHILRKTQVFFDEQEGGMHTTESMTRALITDESRTGKAMGPVQLGFLEKSQDTEEYLPCFVAGVILRERLPAFERMLWRACRGNVFLRQAMIEDPLEDPSNGDKVYKSVFIIFFQGDQLKTRVKKICEGFRATLYPCPEAPTDRREMAMGVMTRIEDLHTVLGQTQDHRHRVLVAAAKNLKNWFVKVRKIKAIYHTLNLFNLDVTQKCLIAECWVPLLDFETIQIALRRGTERSGSSVPPILNRMETFEDPPTYNRTNKFTNAFQALINAYGVASYREMNPAPYTIITFPFLFAVMFGDLGHGLIMALFGLWMVLKEKPLAAKKSDNEIWNIFFGGRYIIFLMGVFSMYTGFVYNDIFSKSLNLFGSAWSINYNTSTVMSNKALQLDPKGLDYAQTPYPIGLDPVWQVAPLNKIIFQNAYKMKISIIFGVIHMLFGVFVGLFNHRYFKNKMAIYCEFIPQVIFLVFLFFYMTLLMFIKWVKYSASSETVEFSAGCAPSILITFINMVLFKAPEEGGDCSPYMFAGQAGLQKFLVVVALLCVPWMLLAKPILIMRGRKEAAHQPIVPYSNENGDADGAGLNHSATAPAGQPQQQGAGHGHDNEEMSEIFIHQGIHTIEYVLGSVSHTASYLRLWALSLAHAQLAEVLWNMVLQNGLKQDGWIGGVALWAVFAFWAVLTVGILVLMEGLSAFLHTLRLHWVEFQSKFYAGLGYAFQPFSFEVILETSSSSTED is encoded by the exons ATGGGGTCCCTTTTCCGCAGTGAGGAGATGTCCCTCTGCCAGCTCTTCCTGCAGAGTGAGGCAGCGTATGCTTGTGTGTCGGAGTTGGGAGAATTAGGATTGGTTCAGTTCCGTGAT CTTAACCCCGATGTCAACGCGTTCCAGCGCAAGTTTGTCAACGAGGTGCGCCGCTGTGACGAGATGGAGCGCAAGCTGCGCTACCTTGAGAAGGAAATCAAGAAGGACGGCATCCCGATGCTGGACACCGGCGAGAGCCCCGAGGCCCCGCAGCCCCGCGAGATGATCGATCTGGAGGCAACCTTCGAGAAGCTGGAGAATGAGCTGCGCGAGGTGAACCAAAACGCCGAAGCGCTCAAACGTAACTATCTCGAGCTGACGGAGCTGAAGCACATCCTGCGTAAGACTCAGGTCTTCTTTGACGAG CAAGAAGGTGGAATGCATACCACCGAATCGATGACCCGAGCGTTGATCACCGACGAATCACGCACTGGCAAGGCAATGGGTCCTGTTCAGCTAGG TTTTCTGGAAAAATCACAAGACACAGAAGAATaccttccatg CTTTGTTGCCGGAGTGATTCTGCGTGAGCGCTTGCCAGCCTTCGAACGGATGCTATGGCGTGCGTGCCGTGGCAATGTGTTTCTGCGCCAGGCGATGATCGAGGACCCGCTCGAGGATCCGTCGAAT GGAGACAAGGTGTACAAGTCGGTGTTCATCATCTTCTTCCAAGGCGACCAGCTGAAGACGCGCGTGAAGAAGATCTGCGAGGGCTTCCGTGCGACGCTCTATCCGTGCCCGGAAGCGCCGACCGATCGGCGTGAGATGGCGATGGGCGTGATGACGCGCATCGAGGATCTGCACACCGTGCTCGGGCAGACGCAGGACCACCGTCATCGGGTGCTGGTGGCCGCGGCCAAGAACCTAAAGAACTGGTTCGTGAAGGTGCGCAAGATCAAGGCGATCTACCACACGCTGAACCTGTTCAATCTGGACGTGACGCAAAAGTGTCTGATCGCCGAGTGCTGGGTGCCGCTGCTCGACTTCGagacgatccagatcgcgctGCGTCGTGGTACCGAGCGTTCCGGGTCGTCCGTGCCGCCCATCCTGAACCGCATGGAAACGTTCGAGGATCCGCCGACGTACAACCGGACGAACAAGTTCACCAACGCGTTCCAGGCGCTGATCAACGCGTACGGTGTCGCGAGCTACCGTGAAATGAACCCGGCCCCGTATACGATCATCACGTTTCCGTTCCTGTTCGCCGTGATGTTTGGCGATCTGGGTCACGGGCTGATCATGGCCCTGTTCGGCCTGTGGATGGTGCTGAAGGAGAAGCCGCTCGCCGCCAAGAAGTCCGACAATGAGATCTGGAACATATTCTTTGGCGGTCGGTACATCATCTTCCTGATGGGCGTGTTCTCGATGTACACCGGCTTCGTGTACAACGACATTTTTTCGAAGTCGCTCAACCTGTTCGGATCGGCCTGGAGCATCAACTATAACACCTCGACCGTCATGAGCAACAAGGCGTTGCAGCTGGACCCGAAAGGGCTTGACTACGCGCAGACACCGTATCCAATTGGGCTCGATCCCGTCTGGCAGGTGGCACCACTGAACAAAATTATCTTCCAGAACGCGTACAAGATGAAGATCTCGATCATCTTCGGCGTGATCCACATGCTGTTCGGTGTGTTCGTTGGCCTGTTCAACCATCGCTACTTCAAGAACAAGATGGCCATCTACTGCGAGTTCATCCCGCAGGTGATCTTCCTGGTATTCCTGTTCTTCTACATGACCCTGCTGATGTTCATCAAGTGGGTGAAGTACTCGGCCAGTTCCGAAACCGTCGAATTCTCTGCCGGATGCGCCCCGTCGATTCTGATCACGTTCATCAACATGGTGCTGTTCAAAGCGCCCGAAGAGGGTGGGGACTGCTCGCCGTACATGTTCGCCGGTCAGGCGGGGCTGCAGAAGTTCCTGGTTGTCGTGGCGCTCCTGTGCGTGCCCTGGATGTTGCTTGCCAAACCGATTTTGATCATGCGTGGTCGTAAGGAAGCTGCG CATCAACCCATCGTACCGTACAGCAACGAGAATGGTGACGCCGATGGCGCTGGTCTGAACCACTCAGCAACGGCCCCGGCCGgtcagccgcagcagcagggCGCTGGACACGGACACGATAACGAAGAAATGTCTGAGATCTTTATCCATCAGGGCATCCACACGATCGAGTACGTCTTGGGATCCGTCTCGCATACCGCTTCCTACCTTCGTTTGTGGGCTCTCTCGCTGGCTCATGCCC AGCTTGCCGAAGTGTTATGGAACATGGTGCTGCAGAACGGACTCAAGCAGGACGGATGGATCGGAGGCGTTGCTCTGTGGGCCGTGTTCGCTTTCTGGGCCGTGCTTACCGTCGGCATTCTGGTGCTGATGGAGGGGCTTTCCGCCTTCCTGCACACCCTCCGTTTGCACTG GGTGGAGTTCCAGAGCAAATTCTATGCCGGTCTCGGCTACGCGTTCCAACCGTTCTCGTTCGAGGTTATCCTGGAAACAAGCTCCAGCTCTACCGAGGACTAA
- the LOC131288098 gene encoding V-type proton ATPase 116 kDa subunit a 1 isoform X4: protein MGSLFRSEEMSLCQLFLQSEAAYACVSELGELGLVQFRDLNPDVNAFQRKFVNEVRRCDEMERKLRYLEKEIKKDGIPMLDTGESPEAPQPREMIDLEATFEKLENELREVNQNAEALKRNYLELTELKHILRKTQVFFDEVSVYGVRPTRNRYQQMADSHREEEQVNLLGEEGIRAGGAGAQGQNLKLGFVAGVILRERLPAFERMLWRACRGNVFLRQAMIEDPLEDPSNGDKVYKSVFIIFFQGDQLKTRVKKICEGFRATLYPCPEAPTDRREMAMGVMTRIEDLHTVLGQTQDHRHRVLVAAAKNLKNWFVKVRKIKAIYHTLNLFNLDVTQKCLIAECWVPLLDFETIQIALRRGTERSGSSVPPILNRMETFEDPPTYNRTNKFTNAFQALINAYGVASYREMNPAPYTIITFPFLFAVMFGDLGHGLIMALFGLWMVLKEKPLAAKKSDNEIWNIFFGGRYIIFLMGVFSMYTGFVYNDIFSKSLNLFGSAWSINYNTSTVMSNKALQLDPKGLDYAQTPYPIGLDPVWQVAPLNKIIFQNAYKMKISIIFGVIHMLFGVFVGLFNHRYFKNKMAIYCEFIPQVIFLVFLFFYMTLLMFIKWVKYSASSETVEFSAGCAPSILITFINMVLFKAPEEGGDCSPYMFAGQAGLQKFLVVVALLCVPWMLLAKPILIMRGRKEHQPIVPYSNENGDADGAGLNHSATAPAGQPQQQGAGHGHDNEEMSEIFIHQGIHTIEYVLGSVSHTASYLRLWALSLAHAQLAEVLWNMVLQNGLKQDGWIGGVALWAVFAFWAVLTVGILVLMEGLSAFLHTLRLHWVEFQSKFYAGLGYAFQPFSFEVILETSSSSTED from the exons ATGGGGTCCCTTTTCCGCAGTGAGGAGATGTCCCTCTGCCAGCTCTTCCTGCAGAGTGAGGCAGCGTATGCTTGTGTGTCGGAGTTGGGAGAATTAGGATTGGTTCAGTTCCGTGAT CTTAACCCCGATGTCAACGCGTTCCAGCGCAAGTTTGTCAACGAGGTGCGCCGCTGTGACGAGATGGAGCGCAAGCTGCGCTACCTTGAGAAGGAAATCAAGAAGGACGGCATCCCGATGCTGGACACCGGCGAGAGCCCCGAGGCCCCGCAGCCCCGCGAGATGATCGATCTGGAGGCAACCTTCGAGAAGCTGGAGAATGAGCTGCGCGAGGTGAACCAAAACGCCGAAGCGCTCAAACGTAACTATCTCGAGCTGACGGAGCTGAAGCACATCCTGCGTAAGACTCAGGTCTTCTTTGACGAGGTAAGTGTGTATGGGGTTCGTCCG ACAAGAAACCGCTATCAACAGATGGCGGATTCGCACAGGGAAGAGGAGCAGGTTAACCTTCTTGGTGAGGAGGGCATTCGAGCTGGTGGTGCCGGGGCACAGGGACAAAATCTAAAACTAGG CTTTGTTGCCGGAGTGATTCTGCGTGAGCGCTTGCCAGCCTTCGAACGGATGCTATGGCGTGCGTGCCGTGGCAATGTGTTTCTGCGCCAGGCGATGATCGAGGACCCGCTCGAGGATCCGTCGAAT GGAGACAAGGTGTACAAGTCGGTGTTCATCATCTTCTTCCAAGGCGACCAGCTGAAGACGCGCGTGAAGAAGATCTGCGAGGGCTTCCGTGCGACGCTCTATCCGTGCCCGGAAGCGCCGACCGATCGGCGTGAGATGGCGATGGGCGTGATGACGCGCATCGAGGATCTGCACACCGTGCTCGGGCAGACGCAGGACCACCGTCATCGGGTGCTGGTGGCCGCGGCCAAGAACCTAAAGAACTGGTTCGTGAAGGTGCGCAAGATCAAGGCGATCTACCACACGCTGAACCTGTTCAATCTGGACGTGACGCAAAAGTGTCTGATCGCCGAGTGCTGGGTGCCGCTGCTCGACTTCGagacgatccagatcgcgctGCGTCGTGGTACCGAGCGTTCCGGGTCGTCCGTGCCGCCCATCCTGAACCGCATGGAAACGTTCGAGGATCCGCCGACGTACAACCGGACGAACAAGTTCACCAACGCGTTCCAGGCGCTGATCAACGCGTACGGTGTCGCGAGCTACCGTGAAATGAACCCGGCCCCGTATACGATCATCACGTTTCCGTTCCTGTTCGCCGTGATGTTTGGCGATCTGGGTCACGGGCTGATCATGGCCCTGTTCGGCCTGTGGATGGTGCTGAAGGAGAAGCCGCTCGCCGCCAAGAAGTCCGACAATGAGATCTGGAACATATTCTTTGGCGGTCGGTACATCATCTTCCTGATGGGCGTGTTCTCGATGTACACCGGCTTCGTGTACAACGACATTTTTTCGAAGTCGCTCAACCTGTTCGGATCGGCCTGGAGCATCAACTATAACACCTCGACCGTCATGAGCAACAAGGCGTTGCAGCTGGACCCGAAAGGGCTTGACTACGCGCAGACACCGTATCCAATTGGGCTCGATCCCGTCTGGCAGGTGGCACCACTGAACAAAATTATCTTCCAGAACGCGTACAAGATGAAGATCTCGATCATCTTCGGCGTGATCCACATGCTGTTCGGTGTGTTCGTTGGCCTGTTCAACCATCGCTACTTCAAGAACAAGATGGCCATCTACTGCGAGTTCATCCCGCAGGTGATCTTCCTGGTATTCCTGTTCTTCTACATGACCCTGCTGATGTTCATCAAGTGGGTGAAGTACTCGGCCAGTTCCGAAACCGTCGAATTCTCTGCCGGATGCGCCCCGTCGATTCTGATCACGTTCATCAACATGGTGCTGTTCAAAGCGCCCGAAGAGGGTGGGGACTGCTCGCCGTACATGTTCGCCGGTCAGGCGGGGCTGCAGAAGTTCCTGGTTGTCGTGGCGCTCCTGTGCGTGCCCTGGATGTTGCTTGCCAAACCGATTTTGATCATGCGTGGTCGTAAGGAA CATCAACCCATCGTACCGTACAGCAACGAGAATGGTGACGCCGATGGCGCTGGTCTGAACCACTCAGCAACGGCCCCGGCCGgtcagccgcagcagcagggCGCTGGACACGGACACGATAACGAAGAAATGTCTGAGATCTTTATCCATCAGGGCATCCACACGATCGAGTACGTCTTGGGATCCGTCTCGCATACCGCTTCCTACCTTCGTTTGTGGGCTCTCTCGCTGGCTCATGCCC AGCTTGCCGAAGTGTTATGGAACATGGTGCTGCAGAACGGACTCAAGCAGGACGGATGGATCGGAGGCGTTGCTCTGTGGGCCGTGTTCGCTTTCTGGGCCGTGCTTACCGTCGGCATTCTGGTGCTGATGGAGGGGCTTTCCGCCTTCCTGCACACCCTCCGTTTGCACTG GGTGGAGTTCCAGAGCAAATTCTATGCCGGTCTCGGCTACGCGTTCCAACCGTTCTCGTTCGAGGTTATCCTGGAAACAAGCTCCAGCTCTACCGAGGACTAA